A single genomic interval of Microbulbifer variabilis harbors:
- the tssM gene encoding type VI secretion system membrane subunit TssM, protein MKRLRDFFTNKWVLGIIGLAALSVLIWFGADYIKFGSDNATLSHTVRITIIVFIFAIWLVWNLSQWLVERRQNQALIKGIEESQEGTQDPDEEHSLEELEALSGRFREAMDVLRNARFKSEKGKVSLYQLPWYVIIGPPGCGKTTALVNSGLEFPLAQSHGKEALGGVGGTRNCDWWFTNDAVLIDTAGRYTTQDSHRVYDNSAWRAFLGLLKRYRRRRPINGALVAISLQDLMVQTDEQRQHQAKTIRSRVNELQQELGIRFPIYLTFTKCDLVAGFSEFFDNLSQAEREQVWGMSFPREANATVGAPLDNFRAEFNQLIERLNQRVLWRVHQERNVEKRALLQGFPARMESLSDILADFIKQTFEPNRYETVPMVRGIYFTSGTQEGSPVDRMMASVTADFGLERSVGPKFQGVGKSFFLNRLLKDVVFPEAELVGVNRKVESANLWLRRGVYVTLAAAFVGSIFLWSGSLASNKLSMGEVNDHLAAYEQAEEKLNGKRPTPANVLQMLEPLRQATSVYDREEHPWISNLGLYDTRIDQTLDNLYRQKLEEIFLPALLRDIESNLSRLGSDDPALVSTLKTYLMFFNPDKLDITTVEGYYSARWERQLPGEAQEQDNLRYHLDQLLARPIPESVQQNERVVARARQQLRRIPVPQRLFAQLQNSDLGQTSVDLYQEIGGDTQQVFGVRAGDSRFSIPFLYTKAGYKDVDFGADSQLMTTMADERWIYGGELSGEDFTEADRTKLGEDVKRIYLGEYLQHWQSFLGGFSIRRFNSTSQALEVLSTLSDPIYSPLLAITEITSDNTRLTLRPELSVDAKGVPLPVSSTTRRLGGAALDSAAGALKDRYKPNIVDVRFEEIQRITQSEKGRPARVQEYLQTINKIQEYLTEIDSAPDSNEAAFASAKARFAGGGDAIKQLRVKAANAPAPFDKWLTEIADSTWALVMSKAKGHLNRVWREQVYQSYASSLANRYPLRSDRDQEVPVIEFNQYFKPGGIEQKFVTEYLKPFVDTRNWKVKYVEGQGMSLSTETLSQLRRAEKIRKTFFKSGESAAYSFRIEPTKLDSSVRLFELELGDQRVPYSHGPKTSKKLTWRGGESNRVRIIFEDLNETVHRKHFEGDWAWYRLLASSDLETGRSNAERLVTFSEEGRKAQFKLVASNINNPFDRSLLRGYRCPETL, encoded by the coding sequence ATGAAACGCTTGCGCGACTTTTTTACCAATAAATGGGTGCTTGGCATTATCGGCCTCGCAGCCCTGTCTGTTCTGATTTGGTTTGGGGCGGACTACATCAAGTTTGGCAGTGATAACGCCACACTGTCCCATACAGTTCGCATTACCATCATTGTTTTTATTTTCGCAATTTGGTTGGTGTGGAACCTGAGCCAGTGGCTGGTTGAACGGCGCCAAAACCAGGCTCTGATTAAGGGCATTGAAGAGTCTCAGGAGGGTACCCAGGATCCGGATGAAGAGCATTCCCTCGAAGAGCTTGAGGCTCTATCGGGGCGTTTCCGCGAGGCCATGGATGTATTGCGCAACGCCCGCTTTAAGTCAGAGAAGGGCAAGGTGTCCCTGTACCAGCTGCCCTGGTACGTCATTATTGGTCCACCTGGCTGCGGCAAAACTACTGCGCTGGTAAATTCAGGGTTGGAATTTCCCCTGGCGCAAAGCCACGGTAAAGAAGCCCTGGGAGGAGTTGGTGGCACGAGAAATTGCGATTGGTGGTTTACCAACGATGCAGTTTTGATCGATACCGCCGGCCGTTATACCACTCAGGACAGCCACCGGGTTTACGACAACAGTGCCTGGCGCGCATTCCTCGGGCTATTGAAACGCTATCGTCGTCGCAGGCCGATTAATGGTGCCCTGGTTGCCATCAGTTTGCAGGACCTGATGGTACAGACCGATGAACAGCGCCAACATCAGGCCAAGACGATTCGTTCGCGAGTGAACGAACTCCAGCAGGAGCTGGGTATACGTTTCCCTATTTACCTCACCTTTACCAAGTGTGACTTGGTAGCGGGCTTTAGTGAATTTTTTGACAACCTTTCACAGGCGGAGCGCGAGCAGGTCTGGGGTATGAGCTTTCCCCGTGAAGCGAATGCCACTGTCGGCGCGCCGTTGGATAACTTCAGGGCCGAGTTTAACCAGCTGATTGAACGCTTAAATCAGAGAGTGCTGTGGCGTGTGCACCAGGAGCGCAATGTTGAGAAGCGCGCGCTGCTGCAGGGATTTCCCGCCCGCATGGAGAGTTTGTCAGATATTTTAGCGGACTTTATCAAGCAGACTTTCGAGCCAAATCGCTATGAAACTGTGCCTATGGTTCGCGGTATATATTTTACCAGTGGTACTCAGGAGGGCAGCCCGGTAGACCGTATGATGGCTTCGGTAACAGCGGATTTTGGCCTGGAGCGCAGTGTTGGGCCCAAATTCCAGGGGGTTGGAAAAAGTTTCTTCCTGAATCGCCTTCTCAAGGATGTGGTATTCCCCGAAGCTGAATTGGTGGGAGTCAATCGCAAGGTAGAGAGCGCTAACCTGTGGTTGCGCAGAGGGGTATATGTCACTTTAGCTGCGGCATTTGTGGGTTCTATCTTTCTCTGGAGTGGCAGTCTCGCATCCAACAAATTGTCCATGGGGGAAGTCAATGACCACCTGGCGGCCTATGAGCAAGCCGAGGAAAAGCTAAATGGTAAGAGGCCTACGCCGGCGAATGTTTTGCAGATGCTTGAACCCTTGCGGCAGGCGACTTCGGTGTATGACCGCGAGGAACACCCCTGGATCTCCAATCTGGGATTGTATGACACCCGTATAGATCAGACGCTGGATAACCTCTACCGGCAAAAGCTTGAAGAGATCTTTTTACCGGCGCTATTGCGGGATATTGAAAGTAACCTCAGCCGCTTGGGGAGTGATGATCCTGCACTGGTCAGTACCCTCAAAACCTATCTGATGTTCTTCAACCCGGACAAATTGGACATCACGACCGTTGAGGGCTACTACAGCGCCCGCTGGGAACGCCAATTACCCGGCGAAGCTCAGGAGCAAGATAATTTACGCTACCACCTCGATCAATTGTTGGCGCGCCCAATACCTGAAAGTGTTCAACAAAATGAGCGTGTAGTGGCTCGCGCCCGCCAACAGCTGCGACGCATCCCAGTGCCGCAAAGGCTGTTTGCGCAATTACAAAATAGCGATCTTGGGCAGACCTCTGTCGACTTGTATCAGGAAATCGGCGGTGATACCCAGCAGGTGTTTGGTGTGAGAGCTGGCGATTCACGCTTTAGTATCCCCTTCCTATATACCAAGGCGGGTTATAAGGACGTGGACTTTGGTGCAGATTCCCAGTTGATGACCACTATGGCGGATGAGCGCTGGATCTACGGTGGGGAACTTAGTGGTGAGGACTTTACCGAAGCTGACCGGACGAAACTTGGCGAGGATGTAAAGCGTATTTATCTGGGGGAGTATCTTCAGCACTGGCAATCCTTCCTTGGCGGTTTCAGCATTCGCAGATTCAACAGCACTTCCCAGGCGCTTGAGGTTCTCTCAACCCTGTCAGACCCCATTTATTCCCCATTACTGGCAATCACGGAAATTACTTCGGATAACACACGCCTGACATTGCGACCGGAGCTGTCGGTGGATGCCAAGGGGGTGCCATTACCGGTATCCAGTACAACTCGCCGACTCGGTGGTGCGGCACTGGATAGCGCGGCAGGGGCGTTGAAGGACCGCTACAAGCCTAATATTGTCGATGTGCGCTTTGAGGAAATACAGCGCATTACACAAAGCGAGAAAGGCAGACCCGCACGGGTTCAGGAGTATCTCCAGACGATCAATAAGATTCAGGAATATCTGACTGAAATTGACAGTGCTCCAGACTCCAATGAAGCGGCGTTCGCTAGTGCCAAAGCCCGTTTTGCTGGGGGCGGCGATGCGATTAAGCAGCTAAGAGTCAAAGCGGCCAATGCGCCGGCGCCTTTTGATAAATGGCTGACCGAAATTGCTGACAGCACTTGGGCTCTGGTTATGTCGAAAGCCAAGGGGCATCTAAACCGGGTATGGCGTGAGCAAGTTTATCAAAGCTACGCCAGCAGCCTGGCAAATCGCTATCCGCTGCGCAGTGACCGGGACCAGGAAGTACCAGTTATTGAATTTAATCAATACTTCAAGCCTGGGGGGATTGAGCAAAAGTTTGTTACTGAATACTTAAAGCCTTTCGTCGATACAAGAAATTGGAAAGTGAAGTATGTGGAAGGGCAGGGTATGAGCCTTTCAACTGAAACGCTGTCCCAGCTGCGTAGAGCGGAGAAGATTCGTAAGACCTTCTTTAAATCGGGAGAAAGCGCAGCTTATTCTTTCCGTATAGAGCCAACCAAGCTGGATTCCAGTGTGCGCCTGTTTGAGCTTGAGCTGGGAGATCAGCGTGTTCCCTATTCGCATGGCCCCAAGACCAGTAAAAAACTCACCTGGCGCGGTGGCGAGAGTAATCGGGTGCGGATTATCTTTGAAGATCTCAATGAAACCGTACACCGTAAACATTTCGAAGGAGATTGGGCTTGGTATCGACTTCTTGCAAGCTCAGATCTTGAGACAGGGCGAAGCAATGCGGAGCGTTTGGTGACCTTCTCTGAAGAAGGGCGAAAAGCACAATTCAAACTAGTGGCTTCGAATATAAATAATCCTTTCGATCGCAGTTTACTGCGTGGTTATCGGTGCCCGGAGACTCTGTAG
- the tagF gene encoding type VI secretion system-associated protein TagF, which produces MSDLQSSIGIFGKLPGHGDFIQRQLPASFVRVWDEWLQRAVHGSREIMGENWLDYYLTSPVWRFAHSKGIIDETPWVGVLVPSVDSVGRYFPLTIAAPLPSSMDIINFMSDADRWYRELTELAVSALQNMLHADQLFEAFSEVPVELGQLATAAAQSEFFVASNDGSGNEKRYAGLLGQVCRKQFASYSLWSCEGSQHLAPTSVLCPSLPSPEFYCSMLGASQQRQ; this is translated from the coding sequence GTGAGTGACTTGCAAAGCAGCATAGGTATTTTTGGCAAGCTTCCTGGGCATGGGGATTTTATCCAGCGTCAGCTTCCAGCGAGTTTCGTCAGGGTGTGGGATGAATGGCTGCAGCGTGCAGTGCATGGCTCCCGAGAAATAATGGGTGAAAACTGGCTGGACTATTATTTGACCAGTCCGGTCTGGCGCTTTGCTCACAGTAAAGGAATCATTGATGAGACCCCCTGGGTAGGGGTTCTAGTGCCTAGTGTGGATAGTGTGGGGCGCTATTTTCCTTTGACTATCGCCGCACCGTTACCCTCTTCTATGGACATAATTAACTTTATGTCAGATGCAGATAGGTGGTATCGGGAACTTACAGAATTGGCTGTCAGCGCACTGCAAAATATGCTCCATGCAGATCAGTTGTTCGAGGCCTTTAGTGAGGTGCCTGTAGAACTGGGGCAGCTGGCAACAGCTGCAGCACAGAGTGAGTTCTTTGTCGCGAGTAATGATGGCTCGGGTAACGAAAAGCGCTACGCGGGGTTGCTCGGACAGGTATGTCGTAAGCAGTTCGCCAGTTACAGTCTGTGGTCTTGCGAAGGATCACAGCATCTAGCCCCAACCAGCGTGCTTTGCCCCTCTTTACCCAGCCCTGAATTTTACTGCTCTATGTTGGGTGCCAGTCAGCAAAGACAGTGA